The genomic window GATCCCAATGCCGATGGCCGCGCCGAGGAGGGCCATGGCGAGGGTAATATTACCTGTGACTTCTGCTAGCAACATCATAGTAAGTAATTCTTTCTTGTTGGTTTTTCTTTTTCTCGACCGGGCCTGCCGCGCGGAAGCGGCGCGACCCGCTCAAATTCAATGAGCCCCGCCGGGCTCCCTGTCCGGTATGGCCAACCGGGTATAAACGGCGCAAAGCACCACAAACACCAAGGCCTGCACCAAGCCAACCATTAATTCCAGACAGTAAAATGGAAAAGTGAAAACAACCGACCACACCGGCCCGGCAATCGCACTCATGGCATGCAGAATGTTCTCACCGGCAAAAATATTGGCGAACAACCGCACGGCCAGCGTAATCGGACGCAGGGCAATCGACAACAGCTCCAGCATCCCGACAAAAAGAAAAATCACGCCCACCACGATTTTGACCACCAGGGGAAACTGCACGTCGGGCACGAATATGTGCTTGAGAAAATTGACAATGCCCTCCTCCGTGAACACCCAATAAATCCAAATAACCATGAACAACAGGGCCAGACCGGCGGTGACGTTCAAATCGGTGCTGGAAGGGCGCAACAACGGCTCAGTCACTTCAAAAACACCGTTTTGAACCTCGCCAAAACCGATGGTGCTGACTCCCGGCAGCAGGCCAATCCAGTTGCCAACCAGGATGAAAATAAAAAACGAACCCAAAAGGGGAAATACCTTGGGCGTCATGCGCTTGCCCACCACCGTCTCCACCAGATTGTAAAGCTGCTCCACCACCCACTCGCAAAAATTTTGCAGGGAGCCGGGCACCAATTCGATTTTGCGCAACCCCAGTTGAACCAACGCGACCAGAACGGCCACCACCAAAATAGTGAATAGAGTAACGTTGGTAAACCAATTTACTCCGCCGAAACTTTGGGCTTGGGGGCTGACTGATGCAAAAAAAATCATAACAAGGGAAGAAAAATAATCCTCGAACAGATAAATAAGGCAAGCAAAAGTTCGCCTAATTTAAGTATTCCGTGTAGTAATTTATTTAATCACAACGTGTTGTGTGACAAGCCTTGAGCTTATGATGTATTAGAATAGCTTGAATCAGTATTAGATCCCCGTAAGCTTTCGCGTGATTCTAAATCCGCCTCAATCCGCGCTTATCCCTCAATCCCTGTCGGGTTCGAAATTCCGATCTGCGGTTAAATCTTCCTTTCCAAGCCATGACACAGGCATACTCAGTGCTCGTTAATGACCTCCAAATCCACTTCTATTTTTAGGCAACACCGCGTAGAAAGCCTCTCTTGAAGCTGAATCTGCCCATTACTCAAATCCGTTGGATCTGCCTGGGCCTGGGCCTGATCCTGAGCGTCGCCGCCTGGGTCGCCCATCTGGAAGGTTTTTCCCTGCCTCTTGAACGCCGGGTCCTGGCGCAATTGCAGCGCTTGAAATCCAGCCCCGTGGAACCTCCCGTCATGCTGGTCACCATTCAGGATGCGGGACAACGCGGCTGGCCCTGGTCCAGCCTCGACTACGCGGTGCTGATGAATGCGCTGGGACCGTTCCATCCCGAGGTTGTGGCGCTGTCCATCCCCCTGCTGGAAGGCGATCCGGTTTACCGGGTTTACGACATTCAACTGGGCAAGCAGATTGAAAAATTAAACAAGGTGGTGCTGTCCTGTTCCGGGGCGGAACCCAACCCCTTTTCAGACACAACCTTTTCCTCGGCCCTGCTCAAGGGCGTCCCGCCTCCGGACTTGTTTTCATTCAATGGGGCCGGCCTTCCCATACCTGAGATTCTCCGGCAGGCCCCCGTGGGCTTGAACATCCTCCCCGTTGACGGAAACGGTCTGACAAAAAAAATCCCCCTGTTGGCGCTGTACCATAACAATCTCACCGCCACCTTTCTTCTGCAGGTTTACGCGGAGTACCTGAAAACAGACTGGCGGCGCTCCGAATATTCGGATTCCGAGATCATTCTGCGGAATTCAAAAGGCAGGGAACTGGCCCGCATCCCGGTGGACAAGGAGGGCTGCCTCATGCTTCACTATCATCCCGATACGATCCATAAATCCGCGGTTGAATTTTACCAGGCCGTGGTCGCCTCGGAACAGGTGCGCAACGGATTAAACCCCATCATGAACATCAGCCAGGCCGGACAAAAAATCGTTTTGGTTGGCGCTGAAGTGCCCGGGACCTACAGCCCGGTTCATACGCCGGTGGGAAAAACAGCGCCGGTACGCGTGCAATATCAGGCCTTGGAAAATCTTTTCAACCGCGACTTCACGCGCCCGTTGGCGCCTCCTGCTGTTTTGGGGATTTTGTTGCTGATCGGCATCTTCGCCTCTCAGGCGGCCCTGTTGCGCCACCTGCCGCTCAGCCTGTCGCTGCTTTCCCTGGCCGTTACCCTGACCGCCTGCGGCAGTGCCTTGCTCTACGAGCATGCCTCGCTCTGGGTACCGGCGGGCCTCATTATCCTCACAGCCTCCTTCACCTGGATTTTTTGCCGGGCCCTGTTTTTTTGCCTCTACGACCCCAACCCCCAGCAGGAGCTGGATTTAAGATTCTAACCCGGATATGAAGTTTTATTCTTTGATTCTCATTTACGCCCTGTCGATGACGTCCGCCAATATTTTTCTGAAATTTGCCAGCCAGGCGCAAGGCCTGCGCTGGTGGATTTTTTTCGCCCTTGCCAACGCCACCGGCTTTGCCTCCGTGATTGCGCTTCCCTTCGCACTCAAACTGTCCAATCCCAATCTGGTGTACGCCCTCGCCATCGGCGGGGGGTTCACCTTCCTCCAACTCGCCTCCTGCCTGCTCTTCCGCGAACCGCTTTCGTCCTGGCAATGGGGCGGCATCGCGCTCATCACGCTCGGGATTGTACTTTTGCAGATCCGCAGCTAACGCGGGGGAAATGTAGAATGCAGAATGAGGAATTTAGAAAATGGAAATTTAGGACTTAAAACTTTTTAAAGACAGGGGATTTGTTCTACAATCAAAATGTTAGTTACATGCAAAACCTGACTACCAAGAGCATTCCATTTCTACTGCGCTTTGGCATGGCCTGGGCTATCGGTGCCGTCATTTATTTTTTTGCCGTTGCAGTTACAGTCTATGACGGCATTCCTTCCCTCATTCTTCAGCCCTTTTGCGCTGCAGGCTTTAGTTTTGTTTGCGTTGCCTTTTGCGCTGTGGTTGGCCTGCCACTTCGGCTCCCGTTACTTCGCCAAGTCTGGCACGGCAACATGATTCTCGCTGCATTGCTTTGCTTGCGTATTCGGCCTCAGCAAGCCAGATGACCTTACACACTGATCCACAGACAAAAGAACGGTTCCAGAGCTTGGGCGACACTTCGATTTACGGGTACCTCACGCTTCTTTTTTCTATTACTAACTGGCCATCAGTATTTCCACGCTTCAATAATAAGAATGAAAAGGCCTAACTATGCTATGCTCGGGATTGGTTCCAGCTTGTCCCACAAGCAAGGCGCAACGATCCGTAGTGTACCGCGGACGTCCCGGCTGCGGGTTCAAGCAGCGTCACGCCCCGCATTCTGGCATCGGGACGATGCCTTAACTCGCAGGCGAGGACGCCCGCGCTACAAGCACCTGCCTTCAGACTGGATTGGCTGAAAACGAGAACTTGACCTCTTTCCGGATTGAGCAACACTTTTTACATGGTCAAAGCCGTTGAAAAATTGACTAAAGATGCTCTCTCCCTTCCTCCCCGTTCCCGAGCCCGATTGGCTTCCCGAATCCTTGATAGCTTGGAAGGACCCAAGGCAACTTCTCTGCGTAATTTATGGGCTCAAGAAGCAGAGAATCGAATCAACGCTTACGATGCCGGCCATATTCCCTCGATTCCCGGCGAACTGGTATTTAAACGCCTGCGGCTGAAAAATAAGATATGATTTTCTTCTTCCTGCCTCTTTGGAGTTGCAGGAAGCGGTTGACTATTACAACCAACGTCAAGAGGGCCTGGGAAATGAGTTTGCGATCGAAGTTTACCAGTCCCAATATCCGTGTACATCTGTGTTCATCCGTGGTTCAATCAGTTCTCAGCAGTGTTCTGAATTCCGCATTTCCCTCTGCGCCTTTGCGTCTCTGCGTGAGAAAATGTGTTAGCGCCTTTACGGCAGGTCCGTCGCGCCCATCAGATAGCGGTCGCATTCACGGGCGGCTTCCCGGCCTTCATTGATCGCCCAAACGACAAGGCTCTGGCCCCGGCGACAGTCGCCCGCGGCGAATACATTCGAAATGCTGGTCTGATATTTTCCATACTCCGCCTGGATGTTGCTGCGCGGATCCCGCGCAACGCCGAGCGACTCCAGCAACGGCTGCTCCGGCCCAAGGAAACCCATGGCCAGCAAAACCAACTGCGCGGGCAGCACTTTCTCCGTCCCTGGAACATTCTTCGGAACAAACTGGCCCTTCTCGTTCTTCTCCCAGCTCACCTGCACCGTGTGGACGGCCTTGACGCCGCCCTTGCCGTCGTCCTCAAATTTCACCGCCGTTGTCAGGTAAATCCGCGGATCGTCGCCGAATTTCGCAGCCGCTTCCTCCTGGCCATAATCCGCCTTGAACACCTTCGGCCATTCGGGCCATGGATTGTTCGCCGCCCGTTCCATCGGAGGCTTCGCCAGAATCTCAAGCTGCACCACGCTCTTGCAACCGTGCCGCATCGACGTGCCCACGCAGTCGGTACCCGTGTCACCGCCGCCGATGATCACCACATCCTTGCCTTTGGCGCTGATAATGTCGCCGCTCTTGTCGAGCACGGCCCTGGTGTTCGCCGTGAGAAATTCCATTGCGAAATGAATGCCGCTGAGCTTGCGGCCTTCAATCGGCAGATCGCGCGGGAACGTCGCGCCGGTGCAAAGCACAACCGCATCGACCTCTTTCAACAATTTTTTCGCTTCAAGGTTTTTCCCCACTTCGGTGCCACACACAAACTTTACGCCCTCGGCTTCCATCTGGCGGATGCGGCGGAGCACGACCTTTTCCTTGTCGAGTTTCATGTTCGGAATGCCATACATCAGCAAGCCGCCTGGCCTGTCAGCCCGCTCATAAACCGTGACCGTGTGGCCCGCGCGATTGAGTTGCGCCGCGGCGCTCAGACCGGCCGGACCGGAGCCGATGACCGCAATTTTTTTGCCCGTGCGGACTTTCGGAGCCTGGGAAACCACCCAGCCTTCCGCCCAACCCTTGTCGATGATCGCGCATTCAATATTCTTGATCGTCACCGGCGGGTCGATGATTCCCAGCGTGCAGGAACCCTCGCAGGGCGCGGGGCAAACCCGGCCTGTGAATTCGGGAAAGTTATTCGTCTTATGCAGGCGTTCAAGCGCTTCGCGCCAGAGCCCGCGATACACCAGATCGTTCCATTCGGGAATCAGATTATTGACCGGGCAGCCGCTGGCCATGCCGCTGATCAAGGTGCCGGTGTGGCAAAACGGAATGCCGCAATCCATGCAGCGCGCTCCCTGGTTGCGGAGTTTGTCCTCCGGCATGTGCAGGTGAAATTCATTCCAGTCCTTGGTACGCTCCAAAGGTCCGCGGTCCGCCGGAACTTCGCGCAGGTATTCGATAAAGCCTGTAGGTTTGCCCATAATCTTAAAATTTAATTTCGGAGTTATCCGCAGATTGCTCAGATTCCCGCAGATTTAAAACAAAAACCGTGTCCAAGCTGACGATGAACTTCCATCGCTGCGCCAATAATCTGGTAAGTTTGTTGATCTTCCTGCATTGCACTCAATCGGTGTAAATCAGCGTAATCTGCGGATAAAGTCAACCTCCGCCGATGCGTGCCACGTCCTTCGAGTTTTCTTCAAATGCCGCGGCCAGCGCATCGTCGCCGCTCAACCCCGACTGTTGCGCCTTCTTCAACGCCTGCAACACGCGCTTGTAATCCTTGGGCATCACCTTCACAAATTTTGGCAGTTTCTCCTCCCAGAGCGCGAGCACCTTGAATGCAAGCTTGCTTCCGGTGATGTCAGCATGCCGTTTGATCCTCTGGCGCAACTCTTCGATTTCCCCGGCTTCAACAACTTTTTCCAGTCCGATCATCGCGGTATTGCAGTGTCCGGCAAAATCGCCGGCTTCATCCAGCACATAGGCCACACCGCCGCTCATGCCGGCGGCAAAATTGCGTCCAGTGGCGCCCAGCACCACTACCGTTCCGCCGGTCATGTACTCGCAGGCATGGTCACCGACGCCCTCGACAACCGCATGCACGCCTGAGTTGCGGACGCAGAACCGTTCGCCGGCCATGCCGCGGATGTAAGCCTCTCCCGCGGTGGCGCCGTAAAACGCGACGTTGCCGGTGATGATGTTTTCCTCCGGCAAAAAGGTCGAACCTTCCGGCGGATAAACAATAATTTTACCCCCGCTGAGGCCTTTGCCGAGGTAGTCGTTGGCATCGCCTTCCAGTTTCAACGTGACGCCCTTGGGCACAAATGCGCCGAAGCTTTGTCCCGCCGACCCCTTGAAATGAAGCTGCACGGTGTCTTCCGGCAATCCGGCGGCCCCGTGGCTGCGCGTGATTTCATTGCCCAGGATCGTACCCACCACGCGGTTCACGTTATGAATGGGCAGCTCGCCCTTCACCTTCTCGCCCCGTTCGATGGCCGGCTTGCAAAGGTCCAGCAACTGCGTAATATCCAGCGACTTGTCAAGTCCGTGGTCCTGCGGAACCTGGCAGTAACGCCCCACCTCGGGCCCGACTTCCGGCTGGTACAAAATTTTTGAAAAGTCGAGGCCCTGCGCCTTCAGGTGGCCGACGGCCTTTCCAGCTTCAAGCCGGTCGGTGCGCCCGATCATTTCATTGATCGTCCGGAAACCGAGTTGCGCCATGATCTCGCGCAGTTCAGCGGCGACGAAGCGCATGAAGTTGACCGTGTATTCCGCGTCGCCCGTGAAGTTTTTGCGCAACTGCGGATCCTGCGTGGCCACGCCCACCGGGCAGGTGTTCAAATGGCAGACACGCATCATGATGCAACCCAGCGTCACCAGCGGCGCGGTGGCAAAACCAAATTCCTCGGCGCCGAGCAGCGCGGCAACCGCCACGTCGCGCCCGGTCTTCAACTGGCCGTCCGTTTCAACCACGATGCGGTTGCGCAGGTTGTTAAGCACGAGCGTCTGGTGCGTCTCGGCCAGACCGAGCTCCCATGGAAGGCCCGCATGCTTGATGCTCGAAAGCGGCGATGCCCCGGTGCCGCCGTCAAAGCCGCTGATCAACACCACATCGGCGTGCGCTTTCGACACACCGGCGGCGATGGTGCCGACACCGACCTCCGACACAAGCTTCACGCTGATGCGAGCGCGACGATTGGCGTTCTTCAAGTCATGGATCAACTCCGCAAGGTCTTCGATGGAATATATATCATGGTGCGGTGGCGGCGAAATAAGTCCGACGCCCGGCGTGGTGTGCCGGGTCTTGGCAATCGGGGGATACACCTTGCGGCCGGGCAGTTCGCCGCCCTCGCCGGGCTTGGCGCCCTGGGCCATCTTGATCTGGATTTCCTGAGCCTTGGAAAGATACAGGCTGGTCACTCCGAAACGCCCGGAAGCGACCTGCTTGATCGCTGAGTTTTTCGAATCGCCTTTTTCATTCGTCCAAGTGTAGCGCTCGGGGTCCTCCCCGCCTTCGCCGGTATTGGATTTACCGCCGAGCCGGTTCATGGCAATCGCAAGGGTTTCGTGCGTTTCCTTGGAAATCGAACCATAACTCATGGCCCCGGTCTTGAATCGCTTTACGATCGTTTCAACCGATTCCACCTCGCTGAGCGGGACCGAATCGCCCTTCTTGAACTCCAGTAATCCGCGCAACGTGAAATGCTGCCGGTCCTGCTCGTTCACCAGCTTGGCGTATTCCTTGTACGTTTCGTAGCTGCCGGTACGAACAGCCTTTTGCAGCTTGTGAATCGTCTCCGGGCTGAAAAGATGGGCCTCCCCTTCCTTGCGCCATTGATATTCACCGCCGACATCGAGCGTGTTCCCGTTCACCTGTCGTGCGGGGAAGGCGTGGGAATGGCGCCGCAACAAATCCGCCGCGATGGCGTTGAGATCGGCGCCTTCGATGCGCGACGGCGTGCGGGTGAAATATTTATCTACCACCGTATGGTTAAGGCCGACCGCCTCAAAAATCTGCGCGCCGCGGTAACTCTGCACGGTGGAAATGCCCATCTTGGCCATGGTCTTCACCACGCCCTTGATCGCCCCCTTGATGTAGTTCTTAACCGCCGTCTTGTGGTCCAGGCCCGGCAGCAGGCCCTGGCGGATCATGTCGTCCAGGGTCTCAAACGCGAGATACGGGTTGATCGCGCCCACGCCGTAACCGATCAGCACCGAAAAGTGATGCACCTCGCGCGGTTCGCCCGATTCCAGAACCAGGCCGACCCGGGTCCGGGTGCCCTGGCGGATCAGGTGATGATGCAGGCCGGACACGGCGAGCAACGCGGGGACAGCCACACGGTCCTTGTCCACGCCACGGTCGGACAGCACCAGCAGATTGATTCCTTTTTCAATCGCCGCATCCGCTTCCGCGAAAATGCGGTCCAGCGCCTTTTCCAGGCCCCGCGCTCCCTCCGATGCGGGAAAGACCATGGACAACGTCGCCGACTTGAATCCGGGGCGGTCCACATGCCGCAACTGTTCCAATTGCTCATTGGTCAGAATCGCATGCTCCAGCTTGATCATCCGGCAGCTTTCCGGCGTGGGCTTGAGCAGGTTGCCGCCCGAACCCAGCAGGGTGTCGGTCGAGGTGACGAGTTCCTCCCGGATCGGATCGATGGGCGGATTGGTCACCTGCGCAAAAAGCTGCTTGAAATAATCATAGAGCAGGGTCGGGCGGTTGGACAAAACCGCCAGCGGCGTGTCAGTCCCCATCGCGCCGACAGGTTGCACGCCCTCGCGGGCCATCGGCCCGATAATCACGCGCAAATCCTCGAACGAATATCCGAAAGCCTGTTGGCGCTGCAGCACCGTCTCATGATCCGACTCATGCACATGCGGCGGCTCGGGCAGGTCCGAAAGCGACACCAGATTTTTGTCGAGCCATTCGCGGTACGGCAGTTCGCGGACGATCTTTTGCTTGATCTCCTCGTCGGCCACAATCCGGCCCAGTTGCATATCCACCAGGAACATCCGCCCCGGTTGGAGGCGGCCCTTGCTCAAAATACGTTCCGGTTCAATCGGGAGCACACCGGCCTCGGAGGCCATGATAACCAAATCGTCTTTTGTGACATAATACCGCGACGGGCGCAGTCCGTTGCGGTCCAGCACCGCGCCGATGCAGGCGCCATCGGTAAAAGCAATGGAAGCGGGGCCGTCCCAAGGCTCCATCAGGCTGGAGTGATATTCGTAAAACGCCCGCTTGTCGTCCGGCATGCTCTCGTGATTTTCCCACGGCTCGGGAATCATCATCATCATCGCATGAGGCAGGGAACGGCCCGCCATGACGAGCAGCTCCAGGCAGTTGTCAAACATCGCGGAGTCGGACCCGCCCTCGCTGATGATCGGAAGGATCTTTTTGATGTCGTCGCCAAACAATTCGCTCTGAAAAAGGGACTGCCGCGCGTGCATCGAGTTGATGTTGCCGCGCAGGGTGTTGATTTCGCCGTTGTGGGCGAGATAACGGTAGGGATGCGAGCGGTCCCAACTGGGGAACGTGTTGGTCGAAAACCGCGAATGCACCAGCGCGAGCGCCGTCTCCATGTCCGGATCCTGCAGGTCGGGATAATACAGATCCACCTGCGCGGGCATGAGCATGCCCTTGTAAATAAGGGTCCGGCACGAGAGGCTCGCGATGTACCAGGCCGGATCGGTTCCGTTGGTCCGGATTTCGCTGGCGGCGCGCTTGCGGATGACATAGAGCTTGCGCTCAAACGCCTGGTCGTCGGCGCAGTTCTTGCCGCGCCCGATGAACACCTGGCGCATAGCCGGCTCGCCCGCCCTGGCTGTCTCACCCAGAGAAGTGTTAGATGTCGGAATCTCACGCCAACCGAGCGCCGTCTGGCCTTCCTCGGTTATGATTTTTTCAAAAATCCCGCGGGTTGCTTTTTGCACGGCCGCGTCTTTCGACGTGAAAACCATCCCCACGCCATATTGTCCGGCTGCAGGAAGCGAAATGCCCAGCGGCTTGGCAACCTTGCGAAGAAAGGAGTCGGGCATCTGCATCAGGATGCCGGCGCCGTCGCCCGTGTTCACCTCACAACCACAGGCTCCGCGGTGGTCGAGATTTACAAGAATGGTCAACGCCTGCCGCACGATCTCGTGCGACTTCTTCCCCTTCATGTTGACAATAAATCCGACCCCGCAGGCGTCATGCTCAAATTGCGGGTCGTACAGGCCTTGTTTGGGCGGTAATCCAGAGTGTTTCATTTCTTCCATTAAATTAGCACAGCGTATTCCAGTGCGAAATTTAGGCATCTGCTTCTGGATTGCGACAAAAATTCACACAAATTTAATAAAAGTCGCTGGACATGAGCTTGGTCAAGCGGAAAGACATATCCCGGTTTGATGGAGCGCGAGCGTCTCGCCCGCTCCGAGAGGGCATCCTGCCTCTCGGTTGTTTTGAAAGATTTTTTTGATTATTATATTATAGAGGCAAGACTGCCGGGCAGGATGCCCAGCAGAGCGGGACGCCCGCGCTCCGGTTTAGACAACCAAAATTCTCTTCCAAACCCTCAAAAATACTTGGACCAGTCCACGCCCTGCATGCTGCCGGTGTTCATGAATTGCTGGTGCATGGCATAGGCCGCGCTGAGCGTGTGCGGCGTATGGCCGCCTTTGAATTGGGCCAGATAGGTGCGCAATTCGGCGCGATAATCCGGATGCACACATTGCTCGATGATCAGTTGCGCCCGCTCGCTCGGTGTCCTGCCCCGCAGGTCCGCCACTCCCTGCTCGGTAATAATCACCTGGACCGAGTGCTCGCTGTGGTCCATGTGGCTGACCACGGGAACCAGGGTGCTGATCTTGCCGCCTTTCGCGGTGGACGGGCAGGTAAAAATCGAGATGTACCCGTTGCGGGTAAAGTCACCGGAACCGCCGATTCCGTTCATGAGGCTCTTGCCCAACACATGCGTTGAGTTGACGTTGCCAAACAAATCCACTTCCAGGGCTGTGTTCACGGTGATAATGCCCAGGCGGCGCACCATTTCCGGATTGTTGGTAATTTCCTGGGGCCGGAGCAGGATGCGCGAGCGGAAAAACTCCAGGTCGGCATAAATCTGATCCAGCACATCCGCGCTGGCGGTGATGGAGGTGCCGGTGGCAAATTTGACCTTGCCCTGCTTCATCAGCGCAATCACGGAATCCTGGATCACTTCCGTGTACATCTCGAAATTCGGAATGTCGGAATTGGCCCCCAAAGCCCCAAGAACCGCATTGGCAATGTTTCCCACCCCGGATTGGATCGGGAGGAATTCCTTCGGAATGCGTCCCGCTCGGATTTCAGCGGCCAGAAACAAGGCCACGTTTTCACCGATTTTGTTCGTCACAGGATCCGACGGGTCAAAGCTGCCGGTCTCGTCAGGCAGATTGGTTTCCACAACACCGACGATTTTCTTCGGATCGACCTTGATGAAAGGCGTTCCGATGCGGTCCGAGGGTTTGAGGATCGGAATCGGCAGACGGTGCGGAGGATTGAGCGGTTCGTAAATGTCGTGGAACCCGCGCAGGTTGGCGGGATGATAGCGGTTCAGCTCTATCAAAATCTTGTCGGTCACCTGGCAAAACGTAGGACTGGCGCCAACTGACGTCGTTGGGACAATTTCGCCACTGGCCGTCACATCACACGCCTCGACTATCGCCCAATTGAACTTCCCGAGAAACCCGTAGCGCACGGCCTGTGGGGCCATGGAAAGATGCATGTCAAAAAAGCGGATGCGGCCCTCGTTGATGCCCTTTCTCAAATCCTTGTTCGACTGGTACGGTGTGCGCCAGGCAATCGCGTCCGCCTGCGCCAAAGCGCCGTCCAGTGAAGGTCCTGTGGACGCGCCCGTCACCACTCCGATCTGAAAAGGCCTGCCCGCCGCATGTTCCGCAGTGGCTTTTACGGCAATCTCCTTCGGAATCGCCTTGGCCGCGCCCGCGGGCGTAAAACCGCTGAATCCAATGGTGTCTCCGTGTTGAACAAGTGATGCGGCTTCCGCGGCCGACATGATTTTATAATTGTGTGTTGTCATTTCTTTATCTCAGTCAATTTCCAAACATAGGGGCCTGAAACAGCCTGAATGCGGCCGTCCGGTTTTCTCAATTGCGGGTTTCCATCCGAATCGATCCCCATAAACTCTCCAAAAAGTTTTTCCCGGTCCACTTCCAATTCCACATTTCTCACTCCGCCCCAGCAGCGGTTGATCTCGCCGCAAAGAGACGAAAAGCCGGCCGTCTCGAATGCCTGAAACAGCCCGCCCAGTTCGTCCAAAATGGAGCGGGTCATCTTTTCGCGATCTGGCGCCTCCGGGATCAGCGAGCTCAAAGCCGCCGCCATGCCCTTCAACTCCGTTGATTCCTGTTCCGGATGGTTGGACAGATTCAACCCGATTCCAATCACCACACGATCCGGAGCCGGGCGTTCCAGCAAGACGCCGGCGATTTTCAAGTCGCCCGCCAGCAAATCATTCGGCCAGCGCAAACGCAGCCCCTGCACTCCCAATCTGCCGCAGACCCGGTATAAAGCCAGCCCCACGACCAGAGGCAGGCAAGCCACCTGCGGGTTGGCGGGATTCACCGGAAAAACCAGGGAGAACCAGAGCCCGCCCTCGCCGGAAACCCAAACACGGTCATGCCTTCCGCGGCCGGAAGTTTGCCGCCGGGCGCGAACCATGGACCAAGGAGGACGTCCTACCGCCAGGGTGTTGGTGGAATCGACTTCGTCAAAATCCTCGATTTCCCATTTAACAGAAGCAGCCATGTTCGTCTCTTTGTCACGATGGCCTTCAGGAAATCCTGACAAGCCCCTGCCCCTCTTCAACCCCGTCGCCGCTGCTCACCAGAATTTCGGCCACCTTGCCGGCTTTCGGCGCGTACACAAAGGTGTTCATCTTCATGGCCTCAAGGGTGATCAATTCCTGCCCCTGCTTCACCTCCTGGCCCACCGTGACCTG from Candidatus Methylacidiphilales bacterium includes these protein-coding regions:
- the gltB gene encoding glutamate synthase large subunit; translation: MKHSGLPPKQGLYDPQFEHDACGVGFIVNMKGKKSHEIVRQALTILVNLDHRGACGCEVNTGDGAGILMQMPDSFLRKVAKPLGISLPAAGQYGVGMVFTSKDAAVQKATRGIFEKIITEEGQTALGWREIPTSNTSLGETARAGEPAMRQVFIGRGKNCADDQAFERKLYVIRKRAASEIRTNGTDPAWYIASLSCRTLIYKGMLMPAQVDLYYPDLQDPDMETALALVHSRFSTNTFPSWDRSHPYRYLAHNGEINTLRGNINSMHARQSLFQSELFGDDIKKILPIISEGGSDSAMFDNCLELLVMAGRSLPHAMMMMIPEPWENHESMPDDKRAFYEYHSSLMEPWDGPASIAFTDGACIGAVLDRNGLRPSRYYVTKDDLVIMASEAGVLPIEPERILSKGRLQPGRMFLVDMQLGRIVADEEIKQKIVRELPYREWLDKNLVSLSDLPEPPHVHESDHETVLQRQQAFGYSFEDLRVIIGPMAREGVQPVGAMGTDTPLAVLSNRPTLLYDYFKQLFAQVTNPPIDPIREELVTSTDTLLGSGGNLLKPTPESCRMIKLEHAILTNEQLEQLRHVDRPGFKSATLSMVFPASEGARGLEKALDRIFAEADAAIEKGINLLVLSDRGVDKDRVAVPALLAVSGLHHHLIRQGTRTRVGLVLESGEPREVHHFSVLIGYGVGAINPYLAFETLDDMIRQGLLPGLDHKTAVKNYIKGAIKGVVKTMAKMGISTVQSYRGAQIFEAVGLNHTVVDKYFTRTPSRIEGADLNAIAADLLRRHSHAFPARQVNGNTLDVGGEYQWRKEGEAHLFSPETIHKLQKAVRTGSYETYKEYAKLVNEQDRQHFTLRGLLEFKKGDSVPLSEVESVETIVKRFKTGAMSYGSISKETHETLAIAMNRLGGKSNTGEGGEDPERYTWTNEKGDSKNSAIKQVASGRFGVTSLYLSKAQEIQIKMAQGAKPGEGGELPGRKVYPPIAKTRHTTPGVGLISPPPHHDIYSIEDLAELIHDLKNANRRARISVKLVSEVGVGTIAAGVSKAHADVVLISGFDGGTGASPLSSIKHAGLPWELGLAETHQTLVLNNLRNRIVVETDGQLKTGRDVAVAALLGAEEFGFATAPLVTLGCIMMRVCHLNTCPVGVATQDPQLRKNFTGDAEYTVNFMRFVAAELREIMAQLGFRTINEMIGRTDRLEAGKAVGHLKAQGLDFSKILYQPEVGPEVGRYCQVPQDHGLDKSLDITQLLDLCKPAIERGEKVKGELPIHNVNRVVGTILGNEITRSHGAAGLPEDTVQLHFKGSAGQSFGAFVPKGVTLKLEGDANDYLGKGLSGGKIIVYPPEGSTFLPEENIITGNVAFYGATAGEAYIRGMAGERFCVRNSGVHAVVEGVGDHACEYMTGGTVVVLGATGRNFAAGMSGGVAYVLDEAGDFAGHCNTAMIGLEKVVEAGEIEELRQRIKRHADITGSKLAFKVLALWEEKLPKFVKVMPKDYKRVLQALKKAQQSGLSGDDALAAAFEENSKDVARIGGG
- a CDS encoding biotin--[acetyl-CoA-carboxylase] ligase, whose amino-acid sequence is MAASVKWEIEDFDEVDSTNTLAVGRPPWSMVRARRQTSGRGRHDRVWVSGEGGLWFSLVFPVNPANPQVACLPLVVGLALYRVCGRLGVQGLRLRWPNDLLAGDLKIAGVLLERPAPDRVVIGIGLNLSNHPEQESTELKGMAAALSSLIPEAPDREKMTRSILDELGGLFQAFETAGFSSLCGEINRCWGGVRNVELEVDREKLFGEFMGIDSDGNPQLRKPDGRIQAVSGPYVWKLTEIKK
- a CDS encoding acetyl-CoA hydrolase/transferase family protein, with translation MTTHNYKIMSAAEAASLVQHGDTIGFSGFTPAGAAKAIPKEIAVKATAEHAAGRPFQIGVVTGASTGPSLDGALAQADAIAWRTPYQSNKDLRKGINEGRIRFFDMHLSMAPQAVRYGFLGKFNWAIVEACDVTASGEIVPTTSVGASPTFCQVTDKILIELNRYHPANLRGFHDIYEPLNPPHRLPIPILKPSDRIGTPFIKVDPKKIVGVVETNLPDETGSFDPSDPVTNKIGENVALFLAAEIRAGRIPKEFLPIQSGVGNIANAVLGALGANSDIPNFEMYTEVIQDSVIALMKQGKVKFATGTSITASADVLDQIYADLEFFRSRILLRPQEITNNPEMVRRLGIITVNTALEVDLFGNVNSTHVLGKSLMNGIGGSGDFTRNGYISIFTCPSTAKGGKISTLVPVVSHMDHSEHSVQVIITEQGVADLRGRTPSERAQLIIEQCVHPDYRAELRTYLAQFKGGHTPHTLSAAYAMHQQFMNTGSMQGVDWSKYF